The genomic window CGAGGCGTAATgtagcaaaaaaagaaaaaaaggaaaaaaaagaaaaaaaaaagtacgatGTATGACCCAGCAGCGGCGGAACGAGTCTACTGTATGTATCGACATCAGACGAAATTGGTCAGCACAGAAGTTCCAGTCACGTAATTACGTGGTAGTATGAAATAGTGCTGCGTAGTAACATCAGACAAACCTTTTCATACATCCCGTTGAGTACCACGTATTCTCAAAGGTATGGTAGAAAGCTTCTACTTTGGCCGTGCCCCACCAGTATAAATCATCACCAGCGCAGACGCTGGGTGTTTCAGTAGTAACTGTCTATCTGTGATCTAATACTTGATTGACCAAGTCATAATCGTGCCAGCGGGACCAGCGCAGGGCTTTCAAAAAAACAAGCCATCGCTAGTGTAGCTAGACCTTGTAAAAGCAGAAGCCAACGTAGAAATTCGCAGCCTCCAGCTCCTCAGGGCTGACCAGCAGTTCGCCGGTATTCCTGTCTCGCACATGCATCCTCTCACTCAAGGGGCCGAGGGTTCGGTCATCCTTCTCTTGATCCCAAATCTCTTTGAAACTTCGGTGCCACTGCAGCTCCAGGTTGTAATCTTCGGCCAAGGCACGGAAAGCCTCCCATGGTACCACATACTCAGGGACCTCTTCGACTGCCTCGTGCAAAAAGAAGTTATACTTCCAACCGAAAGGTGGACGGAAAATGCCGTCCTCCGGCGTCTTCCCCGGGAACCTGACCCGGTAAATATCATTGCCCCATTCTGCCGACTTCTCAACCTCTGGCTCGTCAAGCTCGCCCTCCTCGGCATCGCCACCGTCATCTTTCTTTGAACCGTCACCAGCCTCTGCCTGTTTTTTCTTCATTTCTACCATGCGTTCATTGTGCTCGCGGACTTTGGTACTGATGACGTCCGAGTTGGGAATAGCACCAATGAGGCGTCCACCTTTCCTCAGAGCCCCTGCGACATTTTTAAGCATCTGGCGTGCCTTTTGCTCCGTCTCGAATGCATAGTGCATACAAAACATCATGCTGACAACATCAAAGCCACGCCCACCACCGTGGGGTCCGCTCTCAAAGCCAACCTGACGTATGATGTCAATGTCGCTGATGGGCTCGCCAAAGCAATCCTTGACGTGAAAGCGGGCCTCGAATAACCTAGCCGGACCACGACCACCACCACGTCCTCCCCTTCCACCGCGGCCACCCCGGCTGCTCATGCTGCGATAGCGGTCCCTAGCCTGGTCGATACTCACATCGGCAGGATCCATGCCGACGTACAGCTCAACGTGCTGAGGGGCCTGTTGCCATTTGCCCAGATCACCACCCTTGCCACAACCCATGTCCAGTACTAGTATGCTGGGACCACCGCCCCTTCCTGGCTGGTGGTCCTCGTCAGGAGAGAATTTCTGAATGATGCAGCTCTTGATCCAGTTGTTGAACGAGCGGAGACCCTTGATACGACTATCGGTCTTGCGCCAATCGCGACCCCTCTCTGGTACGGCGTTGTAGTGAGCTTTGACTACATCATTGATCTGCTGACGCTCCTCATCTGCTGTGGCGGCCTCCCGAGCCAATCGCTCACGCTCGAGTGCGCGTTCCCTCGCGGCCTTGCGATCTGCTTCCGAAATAGTTGCACGAGCGCCAGGTCGCTTGAGCTTCCTGGGAGCAGCTTCACCACTAGGCGACTTGGAGCGCTGCCGCTTGCGTGCGGGCTCTAGCTTGCTGATATCATAAGTCTTGTTGCCTGCTCGATCTCTGGGCACATCGGCAGAGCCTATCTCATGTGTTGAATCTGCAGGT from Pyricularia oryzae 70-15 chromosome 4, whole genome shotgun sequence includes these protein-coding regions:
- a CDS encoding mRNA cap guanine-N7 methyltransferase, which translates into the protein MAGGADLDEPPRQSDSTTDRKRPADSTHEIGSADVPRDRAGNKTYDISKLEPARKRQRSKSPSGEAAPRKLKRPGARATISEADRKAARERALERERLAREAATADEERQQINDVVKAHYNAVPERGRDWRKTDSRIKGLRSFNNWIKSCIIQKFSPDEDHQPGRGGGPSILVLDMGCGKGGDLGKWQQAPQHVELYVGMDPADVSIDQARDRYRSMSSRGGRGGRGGRGGGRGPARLFEARFHVKDCFGEPISDIDIIRQVGFESGPHGGGRGFDVVSMMFCMHYAFETEQKARQMLKNVAGALRKGGRLIGAIPNSDVISTKVREHNERMVEMKKKQAEAGDGSKKDDGGDAEEGELDEPEVEKSAEWGNDIYRVRFPGKTPEDGIFRPPFGWKYNFFLHEAVEEVPEYVVPWEAFRALAEDYNLELQWHRSFKEIWDQEKDDRTLGPLSERMHVRDRNTGELLVSPEELEAANFYVGFCFYKV